The proteins below are encoded in one region of Flavobacterium nackdongense:
- a CDS encoding glucose-1-phosphate adenylyltransferase, whose amino-acid sequence MKPKKKNVIAIILGGGQGSRLFPLTETRSKPAVPIAGKYRLVDIPISNCMNSDIYRIFVLTQFNSASLNAHIKNTYHFSIFSHAFVDILAAEQTPDNPRWFQGTADAVRQCMPHFLNHDFDYAMILSGDQLYQMDLNEMIEEHIKHEADISIATLPVNAKDAPEFGILKTNSDSFIESFIEKPAKELLPDWESEVSEQMKSEGKLYLASMGIYIFNRQFLLDVMEESSTKDFGKEIIPQAVGHKRIFSFQYEGYWTDIGNIDSFFEANIGLTDDLPQFNLFDDNNKIFTRPRLLPPTKFKKTSIDRSIMSDGCIVNAKEIVRSVIGNRSRIGEETIIHNSYVMGNDFYQSIDDMKVDVANGKILVGIGERCFINNAIVDKNCRIGNDVHIEGGKHLEDVSTEKYMIKEGIVVIKKGATLPDNFTIK is encoded by the coding sequence ATGAAACCAAAAAAGAAAAATGTAATCGCGATTATCCTTGGAGGAGGGCAAGGCTCTAGATTATTTCCACTAACGGAAACACGTTCAAAACCTGCTGTACCGATAGCAGGAAAATATCGATTAGTCGATATTCCAATTTCCAATTGTATGAATTCGGATATTTATAGGATTTTCGTTTTAACCCAATTTAATTCGGCTTCCTTAAATGCGCATATCAAAAACACCTACCATTTTAGTATTTTTAGCCATGCTTTTGTAGATATTTTGGCCGCGGAACAAACACCTGACAATCCGAGATGGTTTCAAGGAACAGCAGACGCCGTGAGACAATGTATGCCGCACTTTTTGAACCATGATTTTGATTATGCAATGATTCTTTCGGGTGATCAATTGTATCAAATGGATTTGAATGAAATGATTGAAGAACACATCAAGCACGAGGCTGATATTTCGATTGCCACTTTACCAGTAAACGCTAAAGATGCTCCCGAATTTGGAATTTTGAAAACCAATTCCGATAGTTTTATAGAATCATTTATCGAAAAGCCTGCCAAAGAACTTTTGCCTGATTGGGAATCAGAAGTGAGTGAACAAATGAAAAGTGAAGGTAAATTGTATTTGGCATCGATGGGAATTTACATTTTTAACAGACAGTTCTTGTTGGATGTAATGGAGGAATCAAGTACTAAAGATTTTGGTAAAGAAATTATTCCACAAGCTGTTGGTCACAAACGAATATTTAGTTTTCAATACGAAGGTTATTGGACTGATATCGGAAATATCGATTCTTTTTTCGAAGCTAATATTGGTCTTACAGACGATTTACCGCAGTTTAATTTATTTGACGACAACAATAAAATTTTTACACGTCCACGATTGTTGCCACCTACCAAGTTCAAAAAAACAAGTATCGATCGATCGATTATGTCCGATGGATGCATCGTAAATGCCAAAGAAATAGTACGTTCTGTTATTGGAAATCGGTCTCGAATTGGAGAAGAAACCATAATTCATAATTCCTATGTTATGGGTAATGATTTTTACCAGAGCATCGATGATATGAAAGTAGATGTTGCCAATGGAAAAATTCTAGTAGGAATTGGAGAACGATGTTTTATCAATAATGCTATCGTGGATAAAAATTGTAGAATCGGAAATGATGTTCATATCGAAGGCGGCAAACATTTAGAAGATGTTTCTACTGAAAAATATATGATCAAAGAAGGAATTGTAGTCATTAAAAAAGGAGCGACTCTTCCGGATAACTTTACAATAAAATAA
- a CDS encoding ATP-grasp domain-containing protein: MENTKAFICISNYFKGADFLIHLKNLGNKVYLITSEKLRDKPWPFDHIDEVFYMTGQDTDWNLEHLMLGVGNLMKSNKIDAIVALDDFDVEKATYLRENIRIDGMGQTTGRYFRDKLAMRMRAKSCGISNPNFCSLFNDHDINTFADTTTAPWVLKPRSEASASGIIKVFDKESLWIHINEMGNNRFKYLLEQFRPGDVYHCDSLVLNGKILFSITSKYLATPMEISQGGGIFRSANIPYDSEDDKAIKTVNEQVIKGFGLKHGAAHSEYIKGKDDGKIYFLETSSRVGGAHIAEMVSEASNINLWKEWAAIEDALAKETKYVLPKVKKEYAGIVLTLSKFQHPDLSSFSDPEVCFRVPLEYHAGLIVKSDSNERVLALLDDYANRLTADYATVVEQKKVDKLH, from the coding sequence ATGGAAAACACAAAAGCTTTCATCTGCATTTCGAATTATTTCAAAGGAGCTGATTTTTTAATTCATTTGAAAAATTTAGGCAATAAAGTGTATCTGATCACCAGCGAAAAACTGCGGGATAAGCCTTGGCCTTTTGACCATATCGACGAAGTTTTCTATATGACGGGACAAGATACCGATTGGAATTTAGAGCATCTTATGTTGGGCGTTGGTAATTTAATGAAATCCAATAAAATAGATGCCATCGTGGCTTTAGACGATTTCGATGTGGAGAAAGCTACTTATTTGCGTGAAAATATTCGGATTGATGGTATGGGGCAAACCACAGGTCGTTATTTTCGGGATAAATTGGCGATGCGTATGCGAGCCAAAAGTTGCGGGATTTCGAATCCTAATTTCTGTTCGTTATTTAATGATCACGATATCAATACATTTGCGGACACAACTACGGCTCCTTGGGTTTTGAAACCACGTTCTGAGGCTTCGGCTTCTGGGATTATAAAAGTGTTTGACAAAGAAAGTTTGTGGATTCACATCAACGAAATGGGGAATAATAGGTTCAAATATTTATTGGAACAATTTCGACCCGGAGATGTGTACCATTGTGATAGTTTGGTTCTGAACGGGAAAATTCTGTTTAGTATCACTTCAAAATATTTGGCGACTCCAATGGAAATTTCGCAAGGCGGAGGAATTTTTCGTTCAGCCAATATTCCGTATGATTCCGAAGATGACAAGGCTATAAAAACCGTAAATGAGCAGGTTATTAAAGGTTTTGGATTGAAACACGGTGCGGCACATTCCGAATACATCAAAGGCAAGGACGACGGGAAAATTTATTTCCTGGAAACTTCTTCGCGAGTGGGTGGGGCACATATTGCTGAAATGGTTTCTGAAGCCTCGAACATCAATCTTTGGAAAGAATGGGCGGCTATTGAAGACGCACTGGCTAAGGAAACCAAATACGTATTGCCAAAAGTCAAAAAAGAATACGCCGGAATTGTGCTGACGCTGTCCAAATTCCAACATCCTGATTTATCCTCTTTTTCGGATCCGGAAGTTTGCTTCAGGGTTCCCCTGGAGTACCACGCCGGCTTAATCGTAAAATCAGATTCGAATGAAAGAGTTTTAGCATTATTGGATGATTATGCCAACCGTTTAACAGCTGATTATGCTACTGTTGTGGAACAAAAAAAAGTCGATAAGCTACACTAA
- a CDS encoding alpha-1,4-glucan--maltose-1-phosphate maltosyltransferase, giving the protein MQNQTRIIIENLLPQLDGGINPIKRIVNQNVQVTADVFSDGHDIIECCVKFKHENDKDWSEVRMDATVNDSWNASFKVEKQGFYTYFVEGWVDYALNWQHGTLRKIQDHQYVKSELLEGAEYVRAILDVVDSNERDYLNTLAYYFTTEHEYDNAIREATSSNLNAIFKKYPKRFLENKSLDLKVYVDRKKALFSTWYEFFPRSASSEEGRHGTFKDCERLLPRVASMGFDTLYFPPIHPIGEVNRKGKNNATNAEPGDVGSPWGIGSQFGGHKSTHPELGSIEDFKALVKKAKDLGIEVAMDYALQAAPDHPYVKDFPQWFKWRPDGTVQYAENPPKKYQDIQPIYFESSDWKNLWKELLDVALFWIEECDIKIYRVDNPHTKPFYFWGWLISEIKKKHPDVLFLAEAFTRPKIMNELAKQGFSQSYTYFTWRNSKDELTKYVEELTKSDQKEFYRPNFWPNTPDINPFHLQNGNESIHLQRYFLAATLSSSVGLYGPVFEYQISAPLAPGKEEYLHSEKYEFFKWDWDRQNKITTVISRINKIRREHASLQQTNNIIFCATNNDKVMAYYKFDDDRNDETLMIASLDSNYTAQSMVLLPNELLSKLPLRITDLITGNSYIWDKEWNFVVISPDLPFHLFKVER; this is encoded by the coding sequence ATGCAAAATCAAACCAGAATTATAATTGAAAACCTGTTGCCGCAACTTGATGGCGGTATCAATCCGATAAAAAGAATCGTAAATCAAAATGTACAGGTAACCGCAGATGTTTTTTCTGACGGACATGACATCATTGAATGCTGCGTAAAATTTAAACACGAAAACGACAAAGATTGGAGTGAAGTTCGAATGGATGCGACAGTAAATGATAGTTGGAATGCCAGTTTTAAAGTGGAAAAACAAGGATTTTATACTTATTTTGTTGAAGGTTGGGTTGATTATGCTTTGAATTGGCAGCACGGAACACTTCGTAAAATTCAAGACCATCAATATGTAAAGTCGGAATTATTGGAAGGAGCAGAGTACGTTCGCGCTATTTTAGATGTGGTAGATTCGAACGAAAGAGACTATTTGAATACTTTGGCTTATTATTTTACGACCGAACACGAATATGATAACGCCATTCGTGAAGCAACTTCCTCCAACTTGAATGCTATTTTTAAGAAATACCCAAAGCGTTTCCTAGAGAACAAATCTTTAGATTTAAAAGTATACGTTGATAGAAAAAAAGCATTATTCAGTACATGGTATGAGTTTTTTCCTCGCTCCGCTTCGTCCGAAGAGGGAAGGCACGGAACTTTCAAAGATTGTGAACGATTGTTGCCCAGAGTGGCTTCGATGGGTTTTGATACCTTATACTTTCCGCCGATTCATCCCATTGGAGAAGTGAATAGAAAAGGGAAAAACAATGCTACAAATGCCGAGCCCGGTGATGTTGGTTCGCCTTGGGGAATTGGTTCGCAATTCGGGGGACATAAATCTACACATCCTGAATTGGGAAGCATCGAAGATTTCAAAGCATTAGTCAAAAAAGCAAAGGATTTGGGAATTGAAGTAGCGATGGACTATGCTTTACAAGCCGCTCCCGATCATCCTTACGTGAAAGATTTTCCACAATGGTTCAAATGGCGTCCCGATGGCACGGTTCAATATGCCGAAAATCCTCCTAAAAAATACCAGGATATTCAACCTATTTATTTTGAAAGTAGCGATTGGAAAAACCTTTGGAAGGAATTATTAGACGTAGCTTTATTTTGGATTGAAGAATGTGATATTAAAATTTATAGAGTTGATAATCCGCATACTAAGCCCTTTTATTTCTGGGGATGGTTGATTAGCGAAATTAAGAAAAAACATCCTGATGTTTTGTTCTTGGCCGAAGCTTTTACGCGTCCCAAAATTATGAATGAATTGGCAAAACAAGGATTTTCGCAGTCCTACACCTACTTTACCTGGCGAAATTCCAAAGACGAATTGACGAAATATGTCGAAGAATTGACAAAATCCGATCAAAAAGAATTTTATCGACCCAATTTTTGGCCTAACACACCAGATATCAATCCGTTTCATTTACAAAATGGAAATGAATCCATTCATCTGCAGCGCTATTTCTTGGCAGCCACCTTAAGTTCTAGTGTTGGGCTTTACGGACCTGTTTTCGAATACCAAATATCGGCTCCATTAGCTCCAGGAAAAGAAGAATATTTACATTCTGAAAAATATGAATTTTTTAAATGGGATTGGGATCGGCAAAATAAAATCACTACGGTAATCAGTCGAATAAACAAAATTAGAAGAGAACATGCTTCGTTGCAGCAAACCAATAATATTATATTTTGTGCGACCAATAACGATAAGGTTATGGCTTACTATAAATTTGATGACGATAGAAATGATGAAACGCTAATGATTGCGAGTCTTGATTCGAATTATACCGCGCAATCTATGGTTTTGCTTCCCAATGAATTATTGAGTAAGCTTCCACTGAGAATCACCGATTTAATCACAGGAAATAGTTATATTTGGGATAAAGAATGGAATTTTGTTGTGATTTCACCAGATTTGCCTTTCCATTTGTTTAAAGTTGAACGATAA
- a CDS encoding glycogen synthase: MEIFHIAAECYPVAKVGGLGDVVGSLPKYQNKAGHLVRVVIPQYETKFIIENQFDTVFSGVVQLGNFNFPFTIKKESTAILEFELYVVQIPELFDRKDVYGYEDDIERFVAFQMATLDWISSRNNVPDIIHCHDHHTGLIPFMMQYAAKYEKLRTVSTVITIHNAIYQGQFGFDKLYYLPEFDLSKVTVLEWDNRINSLATAIKCASVVTTVSPNFLNEINNFGYGLESLFNMVRHKSKGILNGIDTQVWNPEKDKMVVANYTMRTVDKGKQANKEQLCSQFNLDPTKPLFSFIGRLLEEKGADLLSHAAALALSENYKEINILILGSGNTEIENQLSHLLASFQGNYNVFIGYDEELAHLIYAGSDFLLMPSRVEPCGLNQMYAFRYGTIPIVRRTGGLKDTVIDIGDNGNGICHDQASIVDVCYSIRRAVDLYKDKKSFKNVRKIGMNMDHSWERVCQEYIDLYNLTTN, encoded by the coding sequence ATGGAAATATTTCATATTGCAGCAGAATGCTATCCGGTTGCAAAAGTTGGTGGTTTAGGTGATGTCGTAGGTTCGTTGCCCAAATATCAAAATAAGGCTGGACATTTGGTGAGAGTAGTTATTCCGCAATATGAGACGAAATTCATTATTGAAAATCAATTTGATACTGTTTTTTCGGGTGTAGTACAATTAGGGAATTTTAATTTTCCTTTTACTATCAAAAAAGAAAGTACTGCTATTTTAGAATTTGAATTGTATGTAGTTCAAATTCCCGAGCTCTTTGATAGAAAGGATGTGTATGGTTATGAAGATGATATCGAACGTTTTGTCGCTTTTCAAATGGCAACCTTGGATTGGATAAGCTCTCGAAATAATGTGCCAGATATAATTCATTGTCACGATCATCATACGGGATTGATTCCATTTATGATGCAATATGCTGCTAAATACGAGAAATTGCGCACCGTTTCGACGGTGATAACCATTCATAACGCAATCTATCAGGGGCAATTTGGGTTTGATAAATTGTATTATTTGCCAGAGTTCGATTTGTCAAAGGTAACCGTTTTAGAATGGGATAATCGGATTAATTCATTGGCTACAGCCATAAAATGTGCTTCGGTAGTAACGACAGTTTCGCCCAATTTTTTGAATGAAATCAATAATTTTGGCTATGGATTAGAATCGTTATTTAATATGGTACGACATAAATCGAAAGGGATTTTGAATGGCATTGATACCCAAGTTTGGAATCCTGAAAAAGATAAAATGGTAGTTGCGAATTATACTATGAGAACGGTAGACAAAGGAAAGCAAGCCAATAAAGAACAGTTGTGTAGCCAATTTAATTTAGACCCAACAAAACCGCTTTTTAGTTTTATTGGACGATTGTTAGAAGAAAAAGGAGCCGATTTATTATCTCATGCAGCAGCACTTGCCTTGTCCGAAAATTATAAAGAAATTAATATTTTAATTTTAGGTTCTGGAAATACTGAAATAGAAAACCAATTGAGTCATTTATTGGCCAGTTTTCAAGGGAATTATAATGTGTTCATTGGCTATGATGAAGAATTGGCGCATTTGATTTATGCCGGTTCCGATTTTTTATTAATGCCATCCAGAGTAGAGCCCTGCGGTTTGAACCAAATGTATGCGTTTCGATACGGAACTATTCCTATAGTGCGTAGAACTGGTGGATTAAAGGACACGGTAATTGATATTGGAGATAATGGGAACGGAATTTGTCACGATCAGGCCTCAATTGTCGATGTTTGTTATTCGATTCGAAGGGCTGTAGATTTATATAAGGATAAAAAAAGTTTTAAAAATGTTCGAAAAATAGGAATGAATATGGACCACTCTTGGGAGAGAGTTTGTCAGGAATATATCGATTTATACAATTTAACAACAAACTAA